cattgattaaatagcagaaaaataatttcctcaaattatttTCATATCTGTTGtagcactcaatgcgaaacttccattggaatccttttgtttatccaatttcatgatcaacgcgaatcaaacaattcattgtagttcccctcgattttatttaacgtttaacatgccggcccagttaaaacgcgaatatCGGTAACTGGTCTTCCTTtctcgcccagttagtgaatatTTACTGTACTgggtcgattcagatgatcgacatatcaaattgaagccaatgagctagtcttctttgaaaaatattaccaccctaaaatggaaacgggcatcctaatgaaaaaaaattaaaaatacgggtgtaatattttacgacaaggctcaatttttttcactttccacggaaatctgagaaacactatTTCTACTacacggtttggcatggaatgactgtatataaACAAGTTAATGTTGATAAATATTATAAATAccactttttatgtgttttccTTTGGCACAACTTTTGTGACTTAATCAGTTATCTACATTTATTAGTATTTTTTAACaagcattccatgccaaaccaatatagtgctCTGATATTCATGAAATGTGGTAGTGTTGTccattttcgcaaaatattacaccctttttttatttttcattagggtggtcGTTTCCATCTTTGGGGtgatccgaaaaaaaacaatgttttccaaaaatgacttaattcaaaaattcataacttttgaactgcacgtccgattcagatgatcgacatattaaattgattagtcttctttgaaaaaatactacaccacACGAAAAGTGGGAATTTTTCTTGCAAGTCAGCAACGAAAATGAACACATcgctgatttttgaatatgttatgtataaaAAACTCCAGCtttcacgaaaaaataaaaaagcagCACAAGCATTGGCCAATACTTTCAATAATGTATATATTCATTTTATGCAAATAAATGTGTCTTTATGTAgaaaacggaacgaattaagttgcacaGTCAATTTAATCGCAAGAAACCAATTCTGCAACGGCATGAATATGCATGATTTCTAAGTATCAGTTTTTAGCAGCCAAGCGTTGCAGGAAttagtttttaatttaaaatttgttacaatttttaatttataattaaTGTGCTCTGATTccttttctattttatttttgtttgaataatcACATTTTAATAAGAAGAAATATGCATATTCATCATATAGCGCACTTTAAGGAAATTTATTTCATCACTTAAATGTTTGGTAATGAATTCTACAAAACATACATGTTCATTATCACAAGAAGTAGTTAACAAATCAATCATACAAGACAGTCCCGCAGTCCCATTTTATTTGCCGACAATACTCTTCCACAATATATTAAAATTCATCAAATACAAATTCCAAAATACGTTGCTAAATGATCAGTAGAACCCACGATGACCTAGCGCCGTCGCAACACCGGTGCCGGATTATCCTCGACCACAATCGTTTTGGTAAGAATATCGTACATGGTCCGATTGTGCTTGAAAAACATGAGGAAACACATCGGGAAGAAAAGCACAATCAGTGCATTCTTAGCTACCGAACGACATAGAGCGCGTTTAAATCCTGGATTTGTGGCCGGATACAGCAGTGCCTTTATTGGGTTctgattattcaacataaaACCAGGCTGTGGTGGTTCCAACAGCACAACGGCCTCAACGTGCACAATTCGGATTCCCATCAGCATTTTGCCCGGCGTTGCGCCTCCGATTTGTCCCTGGCCGTGAATTGTCCACATCGTTTCGTACACGCAAACCGCAAGCTTAATTATTATCTCGAGGAAAATCAACTCCGAGGTGAAATGCAACAATTCCGTGTAATCCTCCTCGATCGAGTTCCGGATCGCATCGAAGTCGATGTCTAGTCTAAAAGAGAGAGAACGAATCTGATCACCGTCATGATAAAATGAATCAGAATTCCGTCTCACAGATTTATGTCGAAGAAATCAATAAATGCCATCGTTGTCATCACTTTCAGTAAGAATATTATAATTATATCGATCGCCTCCGCTACGAAACGCTTCCATAGGGGAGCAATTACATACTCGTAGCCACCGTTTCGATTGATTACTTAAAGAAAAAGTTATGATGCAAATTTAACAACTCACAACCAGCTAACATGCACATACTTTCCTCCTGACGAGCAGGATCCAGCGTTTCGGCCCCTCTTCTCTGGTTAGCATTCTGTGCCTGAACCTGATTTTGGTTGCCAGCGACCACAGCAGTACCCGTTCCGTTCGCTGCGGTCTGTCCAGCAACCAGCGCCACTCCACTTCCAGCTGTGCTCCCGTTTGGGAACTGACCATTTGCTTGGAACAACTGTGGATAGTTGTTCATCAGATAGTATGGGAAAAAGGCCTGGATTTGCTGTTGCATCTGAGCGTGTTGAACCCAGGCGCGGAGAAGCTCGAAATAAATCTGCTTTGGAGTTTTGGAAGTCCCCGACGTGGATCCAGCATCGGGTTCGCCACCCTCCGGCTTGCTTTTGGGATTATCGTCCATTTTCAAAGAtggtaaaaataaatatattgcaCGGAGAACTGCAACTTCGTCAGATCAGCCCAAGTTGtacgtgtttttatttattattgtgATAAGaccgaaaatatataaaaacgaagaaatgtCAAACATACGATTAGAGTTCTGCGCCGACACTCGAAACATTCTGTAAAAATGAACATCAGATAGTTTTAAAATGTcggtaaatataaaaaaactgtaAATAACATTTTCAGGACGATAGCGGTCAGGGCTACCATAATAAAGtttgtgttttgacgtaggactacgtctaaccggaagatatagggggtgaaatggaaatccaggcactgaacaagtaggaaaaaatgcaagatttggaacgcttataactagagcatttctcaatagatcgcaaagatttttgcatcaattgataggaaatatatctacgcatctatcataacgaataacatttcatttttcttgagataaataattgaataattgtgaaatatcaagccttgtcaaaatgcactatgtgcccatttttgattggtccattttgtgctcctcaaatcgtaccgaccaaaacgggcaaccagagcagcagcgaaatagaatgaagcacgattggaaaggaaaaagaaaaaaatgaacgaaacattgttcgcagtctcacacatgcgtaattctcgagccagccagtcagcttaaaaatccccgctccgctgccataacgatcattctcattcaaaccgtacaccacatcggttcgcatcacaacacatcaacaaaccaacccaagcagaaaagtgaagggaaaggcaaaatcccgctcgaaccgtgttgatctggagttcctcgcaagggtagctaggccgagtgcgttagtaccagtgcaccagtccacctagccggcgttatatagtttcggccgccgaagtgatcgagttggctggtagag
The Toxorhynchites rutilus septentrionalis strain SRP chromosome 2, ASM2978413v1, whole genome shotgun sequence genome window above contains:
- the LOC129768808 gene encoding protein FAM8A1 — its product is MDDNPKSKPEGGEPDAGSTSGTSKTPKQIYFELLRAWVQHAQMQQQIQAFFPYYLMNNYPQLFQANGQFPNGSTAGSGVALVAGQTAANGTGTAVVAGNQNQVQAQNANQRRGAETLDPARQEEIINRNGGYEYVIAPLWKRFVAEAIDIIIIFLLKVMTTMAFIDFFDINLLDIDFDAIRNSIEEDYTELLHFTSELIFLEIIIKLAVCVYETMWTIHGQGQIGGATPGKMLMGIRIVHVEAVVLLEPPQPGFMLNNQNPIKALLYPATNPGFKRALCRSVAKNALIVLFFPMCFLMFFKHNRTMYDILTKTIVVEDNPAPVLRRR